A single Primulina eburnea isolate SZY01 chromosome 11, ASM2296580v1, whole genome shotgun sequence DNA region contains:
- the LOC140805173 gene encoding NPL4-like protein 2, which produces MMIRVRSRDGLERVTIDNPVSTVAQLQTAIESQIRVPRHAQILSTNQSLLLAKAAADLTRFTDMSNPNTLIASLKIGHGSIVYLAYEGERTVAGPAFQPAGSFGRKMTIDDLIAKQMRVTRQENPHCELVSFDRDAANAFQHYVSESLAFAVKRGGFMYGTVSDDGKVEVDFIYEPPQLGTEDNLMLLRDMDEEKFVEAIALGLGMRRVGFIFTQTISQDKKDYTLSNSEILQAVELHAEGDLKEWVTAMVKLEVNEDGGAEVHFEAFQISDMCVRLFKEDWFEREVQQEVDPKLSRMKKDVVVGVKDTREVDNDFFLVVVKISDHQGPLTSTFPVENRMSPLTMDALKNHMDRTKSLPFVKRISDFHLLLLLARFLDIKTDIPALTGCVLSQATVPEGYQLLIESVSH; this is translated from the exons ATGATGATCAGAGTACGGAGCCGTGACGGGTTGGAGCGGGTCACGATCGACAACCCGGTTTCTACTGTGGCTCAACTCCAGACGGCTATCGAATCCCAGATTCGGGTGCCAAGACATGCTCAAATCCTCTCGACTAATCAGAGCTTGCTTCTGGCGAAGGCCGCTGCCGATTTGACACGATTTACTGATATGTCGAACCCGAACACCCTGATTGCTTCCCTTAAAATCGGGCATGGGTCAATTGTTTATCTTGCTTACGAAGGGGAACGCACCGTTGCGGGCCCTGCATTCCAGCCCGCTGGGTCGTTCGGCAGGAAGATGACCATTGATGACTTGATTGCCAAGCAGATGAGAGTTACTCGTCAGGAGAACCCGCACTGTGAGCTTGTCTCGTTTGACCGTGATGCGGCTAATGCCTTTCAGCATTATGTGAGTGAAAGTTTGGCTTTTGCGGTGAAGCGCGGGGGTTTTATGTACGGGACAGTGTCGGACGATGGAAAAGTAGAGGTGGATTTCATTTACGAGCCGCCGCAGCTGGGGACGGAGGATAATTTGATGCTTTTAAGGGACATGGATGAGGAAAAGTTTGTTGAGGCTATAGCATTGGGGTTGGGGATGAGGAGGGTGGGCTTTATATTCACACAGACTATTAGCCAGGACAAGAAGGATTACACATTGTCGAATTCGGAGATTTTGCAGGCAGTTGAGTTGCATGCCGAAGGGGATTTGAAGGAGTGGGTGACTGCCATGGTGAAGCTGGAGGTGAATGAGGATGGTGGTGCAGAAGTGCATTTCGAGGCCTTTCAGATTAGTGATATGTGTGTTCGGTTGTTTAAGGAAGATTGGTTTGAGCGTGAGGTGCAACAGGAGGTCGATCCTAAGCTTTCGAGGATGAAAAAGGATGTCGTGGTTGGAGTAAAAGATACTAGGGAAGTGGACAATGATTTCTTCTTGGTGGTTGTCAAGATTTCTGATCATCAG GGTCCTCTCACATCAACGTTTCCCGTTGAGAACAGGATGTCACCACTAACAATGGATGCGCTAAAAAATCATATGGATCGAACAAAGAGCCTTCCCTTTGTAAAACGAATATCTGATTTCCATCTGCTGCTCTTGCTCGCCAGGTTTTTAGACATCAAAACGGATATCCCTGCATTGACCGGCTGCGTGCTGTCACAAGCCACAGTACCTGAAGGATACCAGCTGCTAATCGAATCCGTGTCCCATTAA